A genomic segment from Halomonas sp. TA22 encodes:
- the speB gene encoding agmatinase, producing MPEFNQPLGGNELPRFGGPATMMRLPSQPSAAGLDAAFIGVPMDIGTSNRPGTRLGPRQIRDESRMLRPYNMATRAAPFDSLQVADIGDVPINTFHLPKSVEIITAFYDEVLKHDCVPLTLGGEHTITLPILRAIAKKHGPVGLLHIDAHADVNDHMFGESLAHGTPFRRAQEEGLLARGKVIQIGLRGTGYSADDFDWCRQQGFRVVPAEECWYRSLTPLMEEVREQMGDIPVYISFDIDGLDPSVAPGTGTVEMGGLTSAQGLEIVRGAWGLNIVGGDLVEVSPPYDSSGNTALMGATLLYEMLCVLPGVTRRT from the coding sequence ATGCCAGAGTTCAATCAACCGCTTGGGGGAAACGAGCTGCCTCGCTTCGGCGGCCCCGCTACCATGATGCGCCTGCCCAGTCAGCCGAGTGCCGCTGGCCTCGATGCCGCCTTCATTGGCGTACCGATGGATATCGGCACCTCCAATCGACCCGGGACCCGCCTTGGTCCGCGTCAGATTCGTGACGAGTCGCGGATGCTACGCCCGTACAACATGGCAACCCGCGCCGCGCCATTCGATAGCTTGCAGGTTGCCGATATTGGCGATGTCCCGATCAACACCTTTCATCTTCCCAAGAGCGTGGAGATCATTACCGCGTTCTATGATGAGGTACTCAAGCATGACTGCGTCCCGTTGACGCTAGGCGGTGAGCACACCATTACCCTGCCCATCCTGCGTGCCATTGCCAAGAAACATGGCCCGGTGGGACTGCTCCATATCGATGCCCATGCCGACGTCAACGATCATATGTTCGGCGAATCGCTTGCCCATGGTACCCCTTTCCGGCGCGCCCAGGAGGAGGGATTGCTGGCACGAGGGAAAGTGATACAGATCGGTCTGCGTGGCACCGGCTACTCCGCCGACGACTTCGATTGGTGCCGCCAGCAAGGATTTCGCGTGGTACCCGCAGAGGAGTGCTGGTACAGGTCGCTTACCCCTCTGATGGAGGAGGTGCGCGAGCAGATGGGTGATATCCCGGTCTATATCAGCTTTGATATCGATGGCCTGGACCCTTCAGTGGCACCCGGCACCGGCACGGTCGAAATGGGTGGGCTGACCTCTGCACAGGGACTTGAGATCGTGCGCGGCGCCTGGGGCCTTAACATCGTCGGTGGTGACCTGGTAGAAGTCTCCCCTCCTTACGACAGCAGCGGCAATACCGCACTGATGGGCGCCACCCTACTTTACGAAATGTTATGCGTGTTGCCAGGTGTCACCCGTCGTACTTGA
- a CDS encoding sigma-54-dependent Fis family transcriptional regulator — MSHIDSQVLKTIIDTAHDHFFIVDGQGKVLDVSLGAAAVYGMSREALCRSHVQDLVNSGVLKPSVSLEVIHTGRPAQLAQQAGTGRRVIAQAHPVYVNGNLERVVSRSMDLTDLQWLQDEYALLQQRFNDHLKRASPGAVSDELELDDLEAHSGIMRETATLLKRVAPTDATVLLLGESGVGKTAFARQLHRWSSRRDAPFIDINCAAIPESLFESEMFGYQPGAFSGATRQGRAGLLEQAEGGTLFLDEIGELPLAMQSKLLKVIQDGSLTRLGDTQPRRVNFRLVVATNQDLAQSVEEGRFRLDLYYRVNVIPVTLPALRDRLEDIPVLAKLQLERLNARYGRAKMLHSSLWSRLMEHDWPGNVRELENWLERAWLASPNDLIGSIAAQILTPEPERGILSAWDSFDTERPGLERGETLKQAMDKLERAIIERLCQQLPSTYAIAKRLGISQPSVVRKLKKHGLHISHRK, encoded by the coding sequence ATGAGCCATATTGATAGTCAGGTTCTCAAGACCATCATCGATACTGCGCACGACCACTTCTTCATTGTCGATGGGCAGGGAAAAGTGCTTGATGTCAGCTTAGGCGCTGCGGCGGTCTATGGGATGTCCCGCGAGGCTTTGTGTAGAAGCCACGTACAGGATCTAGTCAACAGTGGAGTCCTCAAGCCCTCGGTAAGTCTAGAGGTGATTCATACTGGCAGGCCTGCACAGTTGGCTCAGCAAGCCGGGACCGGGCGACGTGTCATTGCCCAGGCCCATCCGGTGTACGTCAATGGCAATCTCGAGCGGGTGGTGAGCCGGTCGATGGACCTGACGGATTTGCAATGGCTACAAGACGAATATGCCCTGCTTCAGCAACGCTTCAATGACCATCTGAAACGTGCCTCTCCAGGTGCTGTTTCCGACGAACTGGAACTCGATGACCTTGAAGCTCATAGCGGCATAATGCGCGAGACTGCCACGTTGTTGAAACGCGTGGCGCCGACCGATGCGACGGTCTTGCTGCTAGGGGAGTCCGGTGTCGGCAAGACTGCTTTCGCTCGTCAACTTCACCGCTGGAGTTCACGGCGCGACGCGCCTTTCATCGATATCAACTGTGCGGCGATTCCTGAAAGCCTGTTCGAATCGGAAATGTTCGGCTATCAGCCAGGGGCCTTTAGTGGTGCGACTCGTCAGGGCAGGGCAGGGTTGCTTGAGCAGGCCGAGGGGGGAACGCTGTTCCTGGATGAAATCGGCGAGCTGCCGCTGGCCATGCAGAGTAAGCTCCTAAAGGTCATTCAAGATGGAAGCCTGACTCGGTTGGGCGATACCCAGCCTCGGCGAGTGAATTTCCGCTTGGTCGTGGCGACCAATCAGGATCTGGCGCAAAGTGTGGAGGAGGGGCGTTTTCGGCTTGACCTCTACTATCGGGTCAACGTTATTCCTGTCACACTGCCGGCACTGCGTGACCGCCTCGAAGATATCCCAGTGCTTGCCAAGTTACAGCTCGAACGCTTGAACGCCCGTTATGGCAGAGCCAAGATGCTGCACTCAAGCTTGTGGTCGCGATTGATGGAGCACGACTGGCCGGGTAACGTACGTGAATTGGAAAACTGGTTGGAGCGCGCCTGGTTGGCCTCTCCGAATGACTTGATTGGTAGTATTGCCGCCCAGATACTCACACCAGAGCCAGAACGCGGTATACTTTCCGCTTGGGATTCCTTCGATACTGAAAGGCCGGGGCTTGAGCGGGGCGAAACGCTCAAACAAGCCATGGATAAGCTCGAGCGTGCCATTATCGAACGGCTATGCCAACAATTGCCCAGTACCTATGCGATTGCCAAGCGGCTCGGCATCAGTCAACCGAGTGTCGTCCGTAAGCTAAAAAAGCATGGTCTACATATTTCACATCGCAAGTAA
- a CDS encoding GMC family oxidoreductase: MSTTSPLEFDYIVVGAGTAGCLLANRLSADPNNRVLLIEAGGRDNYHWIHIPVGYLYCINNPRTDWLFRTEPDAGLNGRTLLYPRGKTLGGCSSINGMIYMRGQARDYDSWAAETGDDAWRWENCLSDFMRHEDHCRLDEGGDADERHRDFHGHGGEWRVERQRFRWQVLDDFAKAAEEAGIPRTDDFNRGNNEGVGYFEVNQRSGWRWNTAKAFLRPVCQKRDNFTLWHSTLALRLEFERGENGVPRCTGVQVERKGETASVKARREVILASGAIGSPQLLQLSGIGPLELLRQHGIPLVHELPGVGENLQDHLQIRSVYRVTGAKTLNTLAATLFGKGLIGLEYVLKRSGPMSMAPSQLGAFTRSSDEYKHPNIEYHVQPLSLEAFGQPLHDYPAITASVCNLNPTSRGHVRIKSRDPRVAPCISPNYLSSEEDRKVAADSLRVTRRIVEQAAFSKYQAEEVKPGTQYQSDEELARLAGDIATTIFHPAGTTRMGRADDPMAVVDSHLRVRGVKGLRVVDAGVMPTITSGNTNSPTLMIAEKAAGWILRGE; the protein is encoded by the coding sequence ATGAGCACGACTTCACCTCTGGAATTCGACTACATCGTCGTGGGGGCGGGTACCGCAGGGTGTCTGCTCGCCAACCGCCTGAGTGCCGACCCGAATAACCGGGTGCTGCTGATCGAGGCGGGCGGGCGCGACAACTATCACTGGATCCACATTCCGGTGGGCTATCTCTACTGCATCAACAACCCGCGTACCGACTGGCTGTTTCGCACCGAGCCGGATGCCGGGCTCAATGGTCGTACGCTGCTCTATCCCCGTGGCAAGACGCTGGGCGGCTGCTCGAGCATCAACGGCATGATCTACATGCGCGGCCAGGCCCGGGACTACGACAGCTGGGCCGCGGAGACCGGCGACGATGCCTGGCGCTGGGAGAACTGCCTGTCGGACTTCATGAGGCACGAGGATCACTGCCGCCTGGACGAGGGCGGCGACGCCGACGAGCGGCATCGCGACTTTCATGGCCATGGCGGCGAATGGCGGGTGGAAAGGCAACGCTTTCGCTGGCAGGTACTCGACGATTTCGCCAAGGCCGCCGAGGAGGCGGGCATTCCTAGGACCGACGACTTCAACCGCGGCAACAACGAAGGCGTCGGCTACTTCGAGGTCAACCAACGTTCGGGCTGGCGCTGGAATACTGCCAAGGCGTTTCTCAGGCCGGTGTGCCAGAAGCGCGACAACTTCACCCTGTGGCACTCCACGCTGGCGCTGCGCCTGGAGTTCGAGCGGGGCGAGAACGGCGTGCCGCGCTGTACGGGAGTGCAGGTCGAGCGCAAGGGCGAGACAGCCAGCGTCAAGGCGCGCCGCGAGGTGATCCTGGCCTCCGGGGCCATCGGCTCGCCCCAGCTCCTGCAGCTCTCCGGCATCGGTCCGCTGGAGCTGCTCAGGCAGCATGGCATACCGCTGGTGCATGAACTGCCAGGCGTAGGGGAGAACCTGCAGGATCACCTGCAGATCCGCTCGGTCTACCGCGTCACCGGAGCCAAGACGCTCAATACCCTGGCCGCCACGCTGTTCGGCAAGGGGCTCATCGGGCTGGAGTACGTGCTCAAACGCTCCGGCCCGATGAGCATGGCGCCATCGCAGCTTGGTGCCTTCACTCGCAGCTCGGACGAGTATAAGCACCCCAATATCGAGTATCACGTTCAGCCACTGAGTCTGGAGGCGTTCGGTCAGCCGCTGCATGACTACCCAGCCATCACGGCTAGTGTCTGCAATCTCAATCCCACCAGTCGCGGACACGTGCGCATCAAGAGCCGTGACCCACGAGTGGCGCCGTGCATCTCTCCCAACTACTTGAGCAGCGAGGAGGATCGCAAGGTGGCCGCCGATTCGCTGCGCGTCACTCGGCGTATCGTCGAGCAGGCGGCCTTTAGCAAGTATCAGGCAGAGGAGGTCAAGCCGGGCACGCAGTACCAGAGCGACGAGGAGCTGGCGCGGCTGGCCGGCGACATCGCTACCACCATCTTTCATCCGGCGGGGACCACGCGCATGGGGCGAGCCGACGATCCCATGGCGGTGGTCGACTCTCACCTTCGCGTACGTGGCGTGAAGGGGCTGCGAGTAGTGGACGCAGGTGTAATGCCGACCATCACCAGCGGTAACACCAACTCGCCGACATTGATGATTGCCGAGAAAGCGGCGGGGTGGATCCTAAGAGGGGAATAG
- a CDS encoding LysR family transcriptional regulator has translation MQDIQSLRTFVYVAQEGSVSRAAERLHLTQPAVSLKLKQLQHVLGLTLFKRRPQGLELTADGHALLPSAEKALAACQAFERTARAMHDTPRGRLRIGTIVDPEFIRLGAFLHHLVERAPQVRTELHHGMSGSVLERVRRGELDVGFYLAPPGAGVEETEGVAFLELTYFDYHVIAPAGWASRMEGADWSRLATLPWIVTPHDSAHHRLLGKVLEPLGITLNEVARVDQEACMLDLVRAGIGLSLARDALAMAERQERGLVIARAIRVPCALVFIWPRNRSEESLIGATLEVLQQVWKVKHIDRYGELP, from the coding sequence GTGCAAGACATTCAGTCACTTAGAACCTTTGTCTATGTCGCCCAGGAGGGTAGCGTGTCGCGGGCGGCAGAGAGGCTTCACCTGACGCAACCCGCCGTCAGCCTCAAGCTCAAGCAACTACAACATGTCCTGGGATTGACGCTATTCAAGCGCCGTCCTCAAGGGCTTGAGCTGACGGCGGACGGACACGCTCTGCTGCCTTCTGCCGAAAAGGCGCTGGCGGCCTGCCAAGCCTTCGAGCGCACGGCTCGCGCCATGCACGACACTCCCCGTGGACGCCTGCGCATCGGCACCATCGTCGATCCGGAGTTCATTCGTTTGGGGGCTTTCCTGCACCATCTAGTGGAGCGTGCTCCGCAGGTTCGTACCGAGCTTCACCATGGCATGAGCGGCAGTGTGCTGGAACGCGTACGCCGCGGTGAGCTTGATGTGGGTTTCTACTTGGCTCCACCAGGGGCCGGAGTGGAAGAGACAGAGGGGGTGGCCTTTCTCGAGCTTACTTACTTCGACTATCACGTCATTGCCCCAGCTGGCTGGGCCTCACGCATGGAGGGGGCCGACTGGTCTCGCCTGGCGACGCTACCCTGGATCGTCACGCCTCATGATTCCGCCCACCACCGGCTACTCGGCAAAGTACTAGAGCCACTTGGTATAACGCTCAATGAAGTGGCACGTGTAGATCAGGAAGCCTGCATGCTCGACCTGGTGCGTGCCGGCATTGGGCTTAGTCTGGCCCGAGATGCATTGGCGATGGCCGAACGTCAGGAGCGCGGCCTAGTGATTGCTCGCGCGATAAGAGTGCCCTGTGCACTAGTCTTCATATGGCCGAGAAATCGAAGCGAAGAATCTCTTATCGGCGCTACGCTGGAAGTACTGCAGCAAGTCTGGAAGGTAAAACACATCGACCGTTACGGTGAGTTACCGTAA
- a CDS encoding general stress protein, protein MAEHRGGSGNFAEDPKRASEAGQKGGQNSGGNFANDPQKASEAGQKGGQNSGGNFANDPQKASEAGQKGGQNSGGNFANDPKKASEAGKKGGRNS, encoded by the coding sequence ATGGCTGAACATCGTGGTGGTTCTGGTAATTTCGCAGAAGATCCGAAACGCGCCTCCGAGGCTGGTCAGAAAGGTGGCCAGAATAGTGGCGGTAACTTCGCCAATGACCCCCAGAAGGCTTCCGAGGCTGGTCAGAAAGGTGGCCAGAATAGCGGCGGAAACTTCGCCAATGACCCCCAGAAGGCTTCCGAGGCTGGTCAGAAAGGTGGCCAGAACAGCGGCGGTAACTTCGCCAATGACCCCAAGAAAGCTTCTGAAGCCGGCAAGAAGGGCGGACGCAATAGCTGA
- a CDS encoding diacylglycerol kinase family protein, which yields MRNWLIANAKAGEGKRGQAFWLEHLQAVGLSDLLVRDFSDAGWEKGVQAGDRLLVAGGDGSVSRIAALCVERSATLVVLPSGTANDFARNLGLPDDAESICRLAVSGQTAKVDVAWIDGHLFLNVAHIGLGTIPVREAFSEYKKRFGRFSYLAALMRKLWGQQGFHGRLTYDGEIIEGRWLSIAVASGAFYGGGQRIPNAAANDGQLDIVAVRPRSWARLLGAFVMLRLLGRVSKHSSTLVHVKASECQIELRSPKTLTADGDVIGKIEKATAVCRPAVLEVACEKIMHT from the coding sequence ATGCGCAATTGGTTGATCGCGAATGCGAAAGCGGGTGAAGGGAAGCGAGGACAGGCATTCTGGTTAGAGCACTTGCAAGCGGTCGGCCTTTCGGATTTGTTGGTTCGGGATTTCTCCGATGCCGGCTGGGAGAAGGGGGTTCAGGCAGGGGATCGCCTCCTTGTCGCGGGTGGGGATGGCTCCGTCAGTCGTATCGCTGCTCTATGTGTGGAGCGCAGCGCCACCCTGGTGGTATTACCTTCGGGAACGGCAAACGACTTTGCCCGCAATCTGGGCTTGCCGGACGATGCCGAAAGCATTTGTCGACTGGCGGTGTCGGGGCAGACCGCCAAGGTCGACGTCGCATGGATAGATGGCCACCTGTTTCTCAATGTGGCGCACATCGGGCTTGGTACGATCCCGGTACGTGAGGCTTTTTCCGAATACAAGAAGCGTTTCGGGCGATTCAGCTATCTGGCGGCGCTCATGAGAAAGTTATGGGGGCAGCAGGGGTTCCATGGACGCTTGACATACGATGGCGAGATCATCGAAGGACGCTGGTTATCGATTGCGGTGGCGTCTGGAGCCTTCTATGGAGGAGGGCAGCGTATCCCCAATGCTGCGGCCAATGATGGGCAACTCGATATCGTTGCGGTGCGGCCTCGCTCCTGGGCGCGTCTGCTTGGTGCCTTCGTCATGTTACGGTTGTTGGGACGCGTTTCCAAGCACAGCTCGACACTTGTCCATGTCAAGGCGAGCGAATGCCAGATTGAGTTACGTAGTCCCAAGACGCTGACGGCAGATGGCGATGTAATTGGCAAGATCGAGAAGGCAACAGCAGTATGCCGTCCAGCTGTCTTGGAAGTGGCATGCGAAAAGATCATGCACACCTGA
- a CDS encoding CoA-acylating methylmalonate-semialdehyde dehydrogenase codes for MTHTMIDHHINGNVSPGQAKNRQDVTNPATGQVTGQVALATREDVDSAVEAAKAAFPAWADTPPIRRARVMFRFLELLNVHKDDLARAITAEHGKVFTDAQGEVARGIDIVEFACGIPQLLKGDYTDQVSTGIDNWTMRQPLGVVAGITPFNFPVMVPMWMFPVAIAAGNSFILKPSPLDPSPSLMIADLLKQAGLPEGVFNVVQGDKDAVEALLEHPDVKALSFVGSTPIANLIYETGARNGKRVQALGGAKNHMVVMPDADLDKTVDALIGAAYGSAGERCMAISVAVLVGEAGDKIVPRLAERAKSLKVKNGMQLDAEMGPIVSSSAHKRITDYIAKGEEEGAELVVDGRDLDASVTGDGCAEGFWMGGSLFDHVTPEMTIYKEEIFGPVLACVRVPDIASAIELINKHEFANGVSCFTESGHVAREFGRRIEVGMVGINVPIPVPMAWHGFGGWKRSLFGDMHAYGEEGVRFYTRQKSIMQRWSDSIEAGAEFVMPTSK; via the coding sequence ATGACCCATACCATGATCGATCACCATATCAATGGCAACGTGAGCCCCGGCCAGGCAAAAAACCGACAGGACGTGACCAACCCCGCTACCGGTCAGGTGACCGGCCAGGTGGCTCTGGCTACCCGTGAAGATGTCGATAGCGCCGTGGAGGCGGCCAAGGCCGCTTTTCCGGCCTGGGCTGATACGCCGCCGATCCGTCGTGCACGGGTCATGTTCCGCTTTCTCGAGCTGCTCAACGTACACAAGGACGACCTGGCTCGCGCCATCACCGCCGAGCATGGCAAGGTGTTCACCGACGCCCAGGGCGAGGTGGCGCGCGGTATCGATATCGTCGAGTTCGCCTGCGGCATACCGCAACTGCTCAAGGGCGACTACACCGACCAGGTCAGTACCGGAATCGACAACTGGACGATGCGTCAGCCGCTCGGCGTGGTGGCCGGCATTACGCCGTTCAATTTCCCAGTGATGGTGCCGATGTGGATGTTCCCGGTGGCCATCGCTGCGGGTAATAGCTTTATCCTCAAGCCAAGTCCCCTTGACCCCAGCCCTTCGCTGATGATCGCTGACCTGCTCAAGCAGGCGGGGCTGCCGGAGGGTGTATTCAATGTCGTGCAGGGCGACAAGGATGCGGTCGAGGCACTGTTGGAGCACCCCGATGTCAAGGCGCTCTCCTTCGTCGGCTCTACGCCCATCGCCAACCTGATCTATGAGACCGGCGCCCGCAATGGCAAGCGCGTCCAGGCGTTGGGCGGGGCCAAGAACCACATGGTGGTGATGCCCGATGCCGACCTCGACAAGACCGTGGATGCCTTGATCGGTGCGGCCTACGGTAGCGCCGGGGAGCGCTGCATGGCGATCAGCGTGGCAGTGCTGGTCGGCGAGGCGGGCGATAAGATCGTGCCACGGCTGGCCGAACGCGCCAAGAGCTTGAAGGTAAAGAACGGTATGCAGCTCGACGCTGAAATGGGCCCGATCGTGTCTTCCTCGGCGCATAAACGCATCACCGACTATATCGCCAAGGGCGAGGAAGAGGGGGCCGAGCTGGTGGTCGATGGCCGCGACCTCGATGCCTCCGTGACCGGTGACGGCTGTGCCGAGGGCTTCTGGATGGGCGGGAGTCTGTTCGATCACGTCACCCCCGAGATGACCATCTACAAGGAGGAGATCTTCGGCCCGGTATTGGCCTGCGTGCGCGTGCCGGATATCGCCTCTGCAATCGAGTTGATCAACAAGCATGAATTCGCCAATGGGGTGAGCTGCTTCACCGAGAGCGGCCATGTGGCGCGAGAGTTCGGGCGGCGCATCGAGGTGGGCATGGTCGGCATCAACGTGCCGATTCCCGTGCCCATGGCCTGGCATGGCTTCGGTGGCTGGAAGCGCTCGCTGTTTGGCGACATGCATGCCTATGGTGAGGAGGGTGTGCGCTTCTATACACGCCAGAAGTCGATCATGCAGCGCTGGTCCGACTCCATCGAGGCGGGTGCCGAGTTCGTCATGCCAACGTCGAAATAA
- a CDS encoding 5-guanidino-2-oxopentanoate decarboxylase: MTCAELLIRLLRDTYGVDTVFGIPGVHTIELYRGLKDSGLRHVTPRHEQGAGFMADGYARASGKPGVCFIITGPGMTNIATAMGQALADSVPMLVISSVNRRDTLGRGQGRLHELPSQQQTLAGVARFSHTLLDPAALPEVLARAFALFLGSRPGPVHIEIPIDLFSQSVQPPSHWQAARLYRASPDPEGLAKAAEWLREAKRPLALLGGGCCDALKAARELIERLDAPTVTTINAKGVLGRHHPLDLGANAALPAVRELARNADVILAVGTELGETDYDVVFDDGFALSGRLIRIDLDPEQLVRNQALALGLVGDAGRSLEQLAEHFPESLKRDGHERTARALAALALADDPAFAPFVPLYDTLEQALPEALLVGDSTAPVYAGNHLVSQPAPRRYFNASTGYGTLGYGLPAALGAQLAKPALPVVALVGDGGVMFTLSELATAVEERLPIIIVLWNNSGYEEIRRYMDAHGVERVGVDIQAPDFQALAEGFGCAARRVASPQALAEALASRPAEGPLLLDVDAHDWQASLGIAK, from the coding sequence ATGACCTGTGCGGAACTGCTGATACGCCTGCTGCGCGACACCTATGGAGTGGATACCGTCTTCGGCATTCCCGGCGTGCACACCATTGAACTCTATCGCGGTCTGAAGGACAGTGGCCTACGCCACGTCACGCCTCGCCATGAACAGGGGGCAGGCTTCATGGCGGATGGCTACGCCCGGGCCAGCGGCAAGCCAGGCGTCTGCTTCATCATCACAGGCCCCGGCATGACCAATATCGCCACCGCCATGGGCCAGGCACTCGCCGACTCGGTGCCGATGCTGGTGATCTCGAGTGTCAATCGGCGGGATACGCTAGGTCGCGGCCAGGGACGCCTGCATGAGCTGCCCAGTCAGCAACAGACATTGGCTGGCGTGGCTCGCTTCAGCCACACCCTGCTCGATCCCGCTGCGCTGCCCGAAGTACTGGCAAGAGCCTTTGCACTCTTTCTTGGCAGTCGCCCCGGACCGGTACATATCGAGATCCCCATCGACCTGTTTTCCCAATCGGTTCAACCTCCCTCTCATTGGCAGGCAGCGCGGCTCTATCGTGCCTCGCCCGACCCCGAAGGCCTGGCCAAGGCCGCAGAGTGGTTGCGAGAAGCCAAGCGACCGCTGGCATTACTTGGCGGCGGCTGCTGTGATGCTCTCAAGGCGGCACGCGAGCTGATCGAACGCCTCGATGCCCCCACGGTGACCACCATCAATGCCAAGGGCGTACTGGGCCGCCACCACCCCCTCGACCTAGGAGCGAACGCGGCCCTTCCGGCAGTGCGCGAGCTGGCTCGCAATGCCGATGTCATCCTGGCGGTAGGCACCGAGCTCGGGGAAACCGACTACGACGTGGTCTTCGACGACGGTTTCGCGCTCTCGGGACGCCTGATTCGTATCGATCTCGATCCCGAGCAATTGGTACGCAACCAGGCACTGGCGCTGGGGCTGGTGGGCGATGCAGGCCGCTCTCTCGAACAACTTGCCGAGCACTTCCCCGAGTCGCTGAAACGCGATGGCCATGAGCGCACCGCCCGGGCGCTTGCAGCACTAGCGCTTGCCGACGATCCCGCCTTCGCCCCCTTCGTCCCGCTCTATGACACGCTCGAGCAAGCCCTGCCCGAGGCACTGCTGGTCGGCGACTCCACGGCGCCAGTGTATGCCGGTAACCACCTGGTATCACAGCCGGCGCCACGCCGCTATTTCAATGCTTCGACCGGCTACGGCACCCTGGGCTATGGGCTACCCGCAGCCCTTGGTGCCCAGCTTGCAAAGCCGGCGCTGCCTGTAGTGGCGCTGGTGGGCGATGGCGGCGTGATGTTCACCCTCTCGGAGCTGGCCACGGCCGTCGAGGAGCGGCTGCCGATCATTATCGTGCTGTGGAACAACTCAGGGTACGAGGAGATCCGCCGCTACATGGATGCCCATGGGGTCGAGCGCGTCGGCGTGGATATCCAGGCGCCGGACTTCCAGGCGCTGGCGGAGGGCTTCGGCTGCGCGGCGCGGCGCGTGGCAAGCCCGCAGGCGCTGGCCGAGGCGCTCGCCTCCCGCCCGGCAGAAGGCCCGCTGCTTCTCGATGTGGATGCCCACGACTGGCAAGCGTCACTGGGGATCGCCAAGTAG
- a CDS encoding YjiH family protein, with amino-acid sequence MMSSLDTTPGNTPTNGSLSLKGLLKFLIPSLIGVSLFLVPFAVGDTINIGMGLMADGLKALLGDALPAIAVFVLSLSVLITLLVKVAKPSWARQGVWHDMFDVGPVWFGMRLLGALFALMTFFQFGPQFITASFTGGVMLNDLAPVLLTFFFFAALLLPFLVDFGFMEFIGSLVRKPFRIIFGLPGRSAIDATASWMGSGTVGVLITTQQYERGYYSRREASVIATNFSIVSIAFALLITSFVDINHLFVEFYLTVVVAGLIAALIVPRLPPLSRKPDTYHEPVGCQLVEKGTGDMGVFRFSLQQAVNRAEKAPGPRELARNALFNVADIFLALLPLVMAIGTVALILAEFTPLFTWLSYPMVPVLELLRIPEAEAAAPATLVGFADMFLPAVLATNIESELTRFVIACLSLTQLIYMSEIGALLMKSKIPLKFWELLVIFLLRTAITLPIIAFMAHTFFF; translated from the coding sequence ATGATGTCCTCACTTGATACGACCCCAGGCAACACACCGACCAACGGGTCGTTGAGCCTCAAAGGGCTACTGAAATTCCTGATCCCCTCGCTAATCGGCGTCAGCCTATTTCTCGTGCCCTTTGCGGTAGGCGATACCATCAATATCGGCATGGGGCTAATGGCCGACGGGCTCAAGGCGCTACTGGGCGATGCCCTGCCGGCCATCGCTGTCTTCGTGCTGAGCCTCTCGGTACTCATCACCCTACTGGTCAAGGTCGCCAAGCCGAGCTGGGCAAGGCAGGGCGTCTGGCACGACATGTTCGATGTCGGCCCGGTGTGGTTCGGCATGCGCCTGTTGGGTGCACTATTTGCCTTGATGACCTTCTTTCAGTTCGGTCCGCAGTTCATCACAGCGTCATTCACCGGCGGGGTGATGCTCAACGATCTTGCGCCGGTACTGCTGACCTTTTTCTTCTTTGCCGCGCTGCTGCTCCCCTTTCTGGTTGACTTTGGCTTCATGGAGTTCATTGGCAGCCTAGTGCGAAAGCCATTTCGGATCATTTTCGGCCTGCCGGGACGCAGCGCCATCGATGCCACCGCCTCTTGGATGGGCTCAGGCACGGTAGGGGTACTGATCACCACGCAGCAGTACGAGCGAGGCTACTACAGCCGACGTGAGGCATCGGTCATCGCCACCAACTTCTCGATCGTGTCGATCGCATTCGCCTTGCTGATCACCAGTTTCGTCGATATCAACCATCTCTTCGTGGAGTTCTATCTGACGGTGGTGGTTGCCGGCCTGATCGCAGCACTTATCGTACCGCGGCTGCCGCCGCTGTCGCGAAAGCCAGATACCTACCATGAGCCGGTGGGTTGCCAACTTGTCGAGAAGGGAACCGGCGACATGGGCGTCTTTCGCTTCAGCCTGCAGCAAGCCGTCAACCGTGCCGAGAAAGCACCCGGGCCACGAGAACTGGCACGCAATGCGTTGTTCAACGTCGCAGACATCTTCCTGGCTCTGCTGCCACTGGTCATGGCGATCGGTACCGTGGCGCTCATCCTTGCCGAATTCACCCCACTGTTCACCTGGCTCTCCTATCCCATGGTGCCGGTACTGGAACTGCTGCGCATACCCGAAGCCGAAGCCGCTGCCCCTGCCACCCTGGTGGGCTTCGCCGACATGTTCTTGCCGGCGGTACTGGCGACCAATATCGAAAGCGAGCTGACGCGCTTCGTGATCGCCTGCCTCTCCCTCACGCAGCTGATTTACATGTCGGAGATCGGCGCGCTCCTGATGAAGTCGAAGATTCCGCTCAAGTTTTGGGAGCTGCTGGTGATCTTCCTGCTGCGCACGGCAATCACACTGCCGATCATCGCCTTCATGGCGCACACCTTCTTCTTTTGA